From the Bacteroidales bacterium genome, one window contains:
- a CDS encoding pyridoxine 5'-phosphate synthase, protein MTRLSVNINKIATIRNARGGDIPNVLEAAINCQKFGAQGITVHPRPDGRHIRYSDVRDIKPIITTEFNIEGYPSAEFLSLVKEVKPNQVTLVPDPPDAITSNAGWDTVKNLIFLQEVIKELKSSGIRTSIFVDTNKKNIVGAKKTGTDRIELYTEPYAALYPTNREKAVLLFAEAAQIALNEGLEVNAGHDLNLENLKYFVQNVEGVSEVSIGHALISDALYYGLENTIQMYLKQLSI, encoded by the coding sequence ATGACAAGATTAAGTGTAAATATCAATAAAATTGCTACAATTCGTAATGCTCGAGGAGGTGATATTCCTAATGTATTAGAAGCTGCTATTAATTGTCAAAAGTTTGGGGCACAGGGGATTACTGTGCATCCTCGACCTGATGGGCGACATATTAGGTACAGCGATGTACGTGATATAAAACCCATTATTACAACAGAATTTAATATCGAGGGATATCCATCTGCGGAGTTTTTGTCGTTAGTAAAAGAGGTTAAACCAAATCAGGTAACGCTGGTGCCAGATCCACCCGACGCTATAACTTCCAATGCAGGGTGGGACACTGTGAAAAATTTAATTTTTTTGCAAGAAGTGATTAAAGAGTTAAAATCGAGCGGAATACGTACGAGTATTTTCGTTGATACCAATAAGAAAAACATTGTCGGTGCAAAAAAAACAGGAACCGATCGTATTGAACTATATACAGAACCGTATGCTGCGTTATATCCAACTAATAGAGAAAAAGCGGTGTTGCTATTTGCTGAGGCCGCCCAAATTGCTCTAAATGAAGGGCTGGAAGTAAATGCCGGTCATGATTTGAATCTTGAAAACCTAAAATATTTTGTACAAAACGTAGAAGGTGTTTCAGAGGTTTCAATCGGGCATGCGCTTATATCAGACGCGCTCTACTATGGTTTGGAAAATACCATTCAAATGTACTTGAAACAACTATCTATATAA
- a CDS encoding CBS domain-containing protein, which produces MLAHEMMSDVVPSLKPSDSANRSLNWMNVFKLSHLPVVNEGVFLGLLSDEIIYDTGIYEEPIEKISDRFTNISVSKYTHVFEIIDICSKYSLTAIPVVGDDNEYLGIIVLSKLIENISKIINAHVSGGIIVVEVHVNDYSLSQIAQIVEGNDAKILSMYVVSQPDSMRLSITIKLNTSELTSIIRTFERYEYDIKATFEEKDTMKEIIKERYNSLMSYLNI; this is translated from the coding sequence ATGTTAGCACATGAAATGATGTCTGATGTTGTTCCATCACTAAAACCAAGTGATAGCGCAAATCGTTCACTCAACTGGATGAACGTTTTTAAGCTTTCTCATTTGCCTGTTGTAAATGAAGGAGTGTTTCTTGGACTACTTTCCGATGAAATTATATACGACACAGGAATTTATGAAGAACCCATCGAAAAAATCAGCGATCGTTTTACAAACATTTCAGTATCAAAATACACTCATGTTTTTGAAATAATAGATATTTGTAGCAAATACTCACTAACTGCCATTCCAGTTGTTGGTGATGACAATGAATATTTAGGTATTATTGTTTTATCTAAGCTTATTGAAAATATTTCTAAAATAATAAACGCACATGTTAGTGGTGGAATAATTGTTGTTGAAGTTCATGTTAACGACTATTCTCTAAGTCAAATAGCTCAGATAGTTGAGGGGAATGATGCTAAAATACTTTCAATGTATGTTGTTTCGCAACCTGATTCTATGCGACTTTCAATTACAATAAAACTAAACACTTCAGAACTTACCTCAATTATCAGAACTTTTGAAAGATACGAGTATGACATTAAGGCAACGTTTGAAGAAAAAGACACAATGAAAGAGATAATAAAAGAACGTTATAACTCCTTGATGAGTTACTTGAACATTTAA
- a CDS encoding NAD kinase, whose protein sequence is MLAIFGKSLPDSFLPQVDTISALLKKSGTPFCCFKTLHDKLLTKGIEMHCQTYSSSEDLPSDTILILCLGGDGTMLETLTIVKERQIPIVGVNTGKLGFLSEIFPHEISKSIDNLLKGNYIIQPRTLIEVLSDDIYIPTYNFALNDFTLRKNDQSTLVQISVSVDGYFLNTYWADGLIISTATGSTAYSMSVGGPILVPESKSLILSPIASHNLTVRPLVIEKNSLIEIFIEGRNNLHVATLDNRNIQVPTRTKFKVRAADFTLDIAQLPDHHFFHTLRNKLMWGIDKRN, encoded by the coding sequence ATGCTAGCCATATTTGGGAAATCATTACCTGACAGTTTCTTACCGCAAGTTGATACAATTTCAGCATTGTTAAAAAAAAGCGGAACCCCTTTCTGTTGTTTTAAAACTTTACATGACAAGCTGTTAACAAAAGGCATAGAGATGCACTGTCAGACCTATAGCTCATCAGAAGATCTTCCTTCTGATACCATCCTAATACTATGTCTTGGCGGTGACGGAACTATGTTAGAAACTCTGACAATAGTTAAAGAACGTCAAATTCCAATTGTGGGAGTTAATACAGGTAAACTTGGATTTTTATCGGAAATTTTTCCACATGAAATTAGCAAATCAATTGACAATTTACTAAAGGGAAATTACATAATTCAACCACGGACACTAATTGAGGTCCTGTCAGACGATATATATATACCTACGTATAATTTCGCACTAAACGACTTTACGTTAAGAAAAAATGACCAATCAACACTCGTTCAGATATCTGTGTCTGTTGACGGCTATTTTTTGAATACATACTGGGCTGACGGTCTTATAATTAGCACTGCTACAGGCTCTACAGCATACTCTATGAGTGTTGGAGGTCCAATATTGGTACCAGAAAGCAAAAGCTTGATATTAAGCCCGATAGCCTCACACAACTTAACAGTTCGCCCACTAGTAATAGAAAAAAACTCTTTGATAGAAATATTCATCGAAGGTAGAAATAATCTTCATGTTGCAACACTTGACAATCGTAACATACAAGTACCAACACGTACAAAATTCAAGGTTCGTGCGGCAGACTTTACACTTGACATAGCTCAATTACCAGATCATCATTTTTTTCATACATTAAGGAACAAATTAATGTGGGGCATTGATAAAAGAAATTAA
- a CDS encoding outer membrane beta-barrel protein has product MIRKVLALCFFMSITSWSVAIKGIEIGGMLGGSTYFGELNTVNPIHRIRPGLQVFGRYNFHRQLALRSNISFAMLSGKDALSKYQYQLQRDMVFSSSVISLTSNLELNFLPYKFDSNYSVFSPYLSIGIGATLVNMQFDDRFFNNFMTPFGIGVKLNLSYRWNAGVEYIFNYTFRDDLDRITSHQFGVADYFPFKQRSNSRNNDSYSFFGFYLAYKLKSSVDCPAFSMSHNIMN; this is encoded by the coding sequence ATGATTAGAAAAGTATTAGCCTTGTGCTTTTTTATGAGCATAACAAGTTGGTCAGTAGCGATAAAAGGTATCGAAATTGGTGGAATGTTAGGTGGTTCAACATACTTTGGTGAATTAAATACTGTTAATCCCATACATAGAATCAGGCCCGGATTGCAAGTTTTTGGGCGATATAACTTCCATAGACAGTTGGCTTTACGTAGTAATATTAGTTTTGCTATGCTGTCAGGTAAAGATGCTTTATCAAAATATCAGTATCAACTACAGCGCGATATGGTCTTTTCTTCATCTGTAATTTCATTAACATCAAACTTAGAGTTAAACTTTTTACCATACAAGTTTGACAGCAATTATTCAGTGTTCTCACCTTATTTATCTATAGGAATTGGAGCAACTTTAGTTAATATGCAGTTTGATGATCGTTTCTTTAATAATTTCATGACACCATTTGGTATAGGCGTTAAATTAAATCTGTCCTACAGATGGAATGCGGGAGTTGAATATATTTTCAACTACACATTTAGAGACGATTTAGACAGAATAACATCGCACCAGTTTGGTGTTGCAGATTACTTTCCTTTTAAACAACGCTCAAACTCCAGAAATAATGACTCATATTCTTTTTTCGGTTTTTATTTGGCATATAAACTCAAAAGTTCAGTAGATTGCCCAGCCTTTTCAATGTCACACAATATAATGAACTAA
- a CDS encoding isoprenyl transferase: MSVKEQILNDEIPNHIAVIMDGNGRWAKKKGNSRIFGHKNAINAVREVVEGSGEIQVKYLTLYTFSTENWNRPKEEVAALMSLLVQAIHNEVDNLHKNNVRLKVIGDMKSLPSDVINNLKHAITKTENNSGLTLILALSYSSHWEINKAIKNIVDDIVNKKIAPESINETLFRSYLETKDIPDPELLIRTSGELRISNFLLYQLAYTELYFTDKLWPDFKKEDLFRAILDYQKRERRFGKTSEQLT, from the coding sequence ATGTCGGTAAAAGAACAGATACTTAATGATGAAATCCCTAACCATATTGCCGTAATAATGGACGGAAATGGTAGATGGGCAAAGAAAAAAGGGAACTCGCGAATTTTTGGTCATAAAAACGCCATTAACGCGGTTCGTGAGGTTGTTGAAGGTTCAGGTGAAATACAGGTTAAATATCTGACTCTGTACACGTTTTCAACAGAGAATTGGAATAGACCAAAAGAGGAAGTAGCAGCGTTGATGTCACTTCTTGTACAAGCAATACATAATGAAGTTGACAATTTGCACAAAAACAACGTAAGATTAAAAGTAATTGGCGATATGAAAAGTCTGCCATCTGATGTTATAAATAATTTAAAACACGCAATAACAAAAACTGAGAATAATAGCGGACTAACTCTTATTTTAGCTTTAAGCTACTCATCACATTGGGAAATTAATAAAGCCATTAAAAATATAGTGGATGATATTGTTAACAAAAAAATCGCACCGGAATCAATAAATGAGACTCTTTTCCGTTCATACTTAGAAACAAAAGATATTCCTGACCCCGAGCTACTAATAAGAACATCGGGAGAGTTAAGAATTTCAAATTTTTTATTATATCAACTAGCATACACAGAGTTATATTTTACAGATAAACTTTGGCCCGACTTTAAAAAAGAAGATCTTTTCCGTGCCATTTTAGATTATCAAAAACGTGAAAGAAGGTTTGGAAAAACTAGCGAACAATTGACGTAA
- the bamA gene encoding outer membrane protein assembly factor BamA — MQKIFFTIAFVALFCFNNYSQVIIGNELDNIDYSKPVEYEIGGIIVNGVKYLDHSVLIALSGLQVGNTIKVPGDKISKAIERLWKQGLFSDVKIVATKIIGNKIFLEIQLVERPRLASFSFKGVKKGEADEIREKIRLLRGTQVTDNTLSRSKGVIKNYYINKGYYNVDINITQTPDTVLINHINLLFDIKKHDKVKIESITFEGNTVFKEGKLRRAMKETKKKRWYGMFKPSKYIKNLYNEDKKKIIDKYNEKGYRDARIVSDTVYASGENLLKINIKIEEGRQFFIRDISWVGNSKYTSDYLSQVFGIKKGDIFDQKVMDERMYQAQDAISSLYYDDGYLFFNVTPVETMVQNDSIDFEMRIYEGKQAHINRILISGNTKTNDHVIRREIKTRPGDLFSRTNIIRSQRELAQLGYFDVEKLDIKTVPHPYDGTVDLEYVLEERPSDQIELSGGWGAKMFVGSLRLTLTNLAVKDFFKKEAWRPFPTGDGQRLSIAAFTNGRYYQAYSITFIEPWLGGIRNNSLSVSLYHSIFSSGEHLLDISKYMKVTGASVGLSRQLEWPDDYFNISNSLNYERYNLKDYGGGHFFFSTGKSNNFSFTTIFSRNSIDAPIYPRRGALLSVSLQITPPYSLFKPNKWWVQPAVDTAGHTMAEIANLEADRELKENSLRYNWIEYHKWKFKASSFNTIVGDLVLNSKLEFGYIGHYNKDLGPSPFEQFQLGGDGLSGYDFYGSELIGLRGYDNGPRNTGSLTPLKGGNLYEKITFELRYPLSLNPNATFYVLGFAEAGNAWYDIKDFTPFELKRSAGVGLRVFMAMFGMIGIDWGYGFDEIPNRPGANKSHFAFSIGQQF; from the coding sequence ATGCAAAAAATATTTTTTACTATAGCCTTTGTGGCACTTTTTTGTTTTAACAACTACTCTCAAGTCATAATTGGCAATGAATTAGACAATATAGACTATTCCAAACCTGTTGAATATGAAATAGGGGGAATTATAGTAAATGGGGTGAAATATTTAGACCACTCTGTTTTAATTGCCCTTTCTGGACTTCAAGTTGGCAACACAATAAAGGTTCCAGGAGACAAAATCTCAAAAGCTATTGAAAGATTGTGGAAACAAGGACTTTTTTCAGATGTAAAAATAGTTGCCACTAAAATTATTGGGAATAAAATATTTTTAGAAATACAGCTAGTTGAGAGACCAAGACTTGCATCATTTTCATTTAAAGGAGTAAAAAAAGGCGAAGCTGATGAAATTCGCGAAAAAATAAGACTTTTAAGAGGAACACAAGTTACCGACAACACTCTAAGCCGTTCAAAAGGCGTAATAAAGAATTACTACATTAACAAAGGATACTATAATGTTGATATTAATATTACACAAACACCTGATACAGTATTAATTAATCATATTAATCTACTATTTGATATAAAAAAGCACGACAAAGTAAAAATAGAATCTATTACATTCGAGGGAAATACTGTATTTAAAGAAGGTAAGCTTCGTCGAGCAATGAAAGAAACCAAAAAAAAGCGTTGGTATGGAATGTTTAAACCCTCTAAGTATATAAAAAATCTCTACAATGAAGATAAAAAGAAAATAATTGACAAATACAACGAAAAGGGTTATAGAGATGCCAGAATTGTTTCGGACACAGTATATGCTTCAGGAGAAAATCTTTTAAAGATTAACATTAAGATTGAAGAGGGAAGACAGTTTTTCATAAGAGATATTTCGTGGGTTGGAAACTCTAAATACACATCAGATTATTTATCTCAAGTATTTGGTATCAAAAAAGGCGACATTTTTGATCAAAAGGTAATGGACGAACGCATGTACCAGGCTCAGGATGCAATAAGCTCACTCTACTACGATGACGGATATCTTTTCTTTAACGTAACACCAGTTGAAACAATGGTTCAGAATGACTCCATTGATTTTGAAATGAGGATCTACGAGGGTAAACAAGCCCATATCAACCGAATACTAATATCTGGAAATACTAAAACAAACGATCACGTTATTCGAAGAGAGATAAAAACAAGACCAGGTGATCTGTTCAGTAGAACCAATATAATTCGTTCTCAACGAGAACTTGCTCAACTCGGCTACTTTGACGTTGAAAAGCTTGATATTAAAACAGTTCCACATCCATACGACGGAACCGTTGATCTTGAATATGTACTTGAAGAGAGGCCTTCTGATCAAATTGAGCTTTCCGGAGGTTGGGGAGCAAAAATGTTTGTCGGTTCTCTTCGCCTTACACTGACAAACTTAGCAGTTAAGGACTTTTTCAAAAAGGAAGCATGGCGACCATTTCCCACAGGTGATGGACAACGTCTTTCGATAGCTGCATTTACCAACGGGAGATATTACCAGGCTTACAGTATTACGTTTATTGAACCCTGGTTAGGGGGAATAAGAAACAATAGCCTTTCAGTATCTTTATATCACTCAATATTTTCTAGCGGAGAGCATCTTTTAGATATATCTAAGTATATGAAAGTTACTGGAGCAAGTGTTGGTCTTTCACGACAATTAGAGTGGCCAGACGACTATTTTAATATTTCTAATTCATTAAATTATGAAAGGTACAATTTAAAAGATTATGGGGGTGGTCATTTTTTCTTTAGCACAGGAAAGTCAAACAACTTTAGTTTTACCACTATATTCTCAAGGAATTCAATAGATGCCCCGATTTACCCCCGTAGAGGCGCACTACTATCAGTTTCATTACAAATAACTCCACCATATTCCCTTTTTAAGCCAAACAAATGGTGGGTACAACCTGCTGTTGACACTGCAGGTCACACTATGGCAGAGATAGCAAATTTAGAAGCAGATAGAGAGCTAAAAGAGAATAGTCTTAGATATAATTGGATTGAATATCATAAATGGAAGTTTAAAGCGTCAAGCTTCAATACTATTGTTGGAGATTTAGTTCTAAATTCAAAGTTAGAGTTTGGTTATATCGGACACTATAACAAAGACTTAGGTCCATCTCCTTTTGAGCAGTTCCAGTTAGGTGGAGATGGATTAAGTGGTTACGATTTTTATGGTTCAGAACTTATTGGCTTAAGAGGATACGATAATGGACCTAGAAACACAGGTTCACTTACTCCTCTTAAAGGAGGAAATTTATATGAAAAAATAACGTTCGAGTTGCGCTATCCTTTATCATTAAATCCTAATGCAACGTTCTACGTTCTTGGTTTTGCCGAAGCAGGTAACGCTTGGTATGATATAAAAGACTTTACCCCATTTGAACTTAAACGTTCAGCAGGAGTTGGATTACGTGTTTTTATGGCAATGTTCGGTATGATAGGAATCGACTGGGGATATGGATTTGATGAAATTCCAAATAGACCTGGCGCAAACAAATCTCACTTCGCATTCTCGATTGGACAACAATTCTAA
- a CDS encoding OmpH family outer membrane protein, translating into MSLKKIFITVLVALTAQTLIGQRFAYVDTRYILNNIPAYESAQEQLKIIMDEWQEEISAVNDEANRLIKLYEVEKILLSEDLKKKREEEIDDKQKEAKRLQDKYFGKNGSFFQKRQELIKPIQDQVFNAIKDVGTEGNFAIVIDIASGLGVVYNDPKYDKSEEVLQKLGYR; encoded by the coding sequence ATGTCGCTAAAAAAGATTTTTATAACAGTACTTGTTGCATTAACAGCACAAACTTTGATAGGACAAAGATTTGCGTATGTAGACACAAGATATATACTCAATAATATCCCCGCATATGAATCAGCGCAAGAACAGTTGAAAATAATTATGGATGAATGGCAGGAAGAAATAAGTGCAGTTAATGATGAAGCGAACAGACTAATAAAGCTTTATGAAGTAGAAAAAATACTATTAAGTGAAGATCTCAAAAAAAAGCGTGAAGAAGAAATTGATGATAAACAGAAAGAGGCAAAAAGACTTCAAGATAAGTATTTTGGTAAAAACGGAAGCTTTTTCCAAAAAAGACAGGAATTAATTAAACCGATACAGGATCAGGTGTTTAATGCAATAAAAGATGTTGGTACTGAGGGCAATTTTGCTATTGTTATTGATATTGCAAGTGGGTTAGGTGTTGTTTACAATGACCCCAAATATGACAAAAGTGAAGAGGTTCTTCAAAAATTAGGATATCGTTAA
- a CDS encoding OmpH family outer membrane protein, with protein sequence MKKAIFTFGLLLFLGAGVNAQSIKIGHVDSHAVIQAMPELAQAQETLQAHAKELEDAMAEMQREFQTKYQDYQAKYETLSAVLKQSREEELQDIQKRVEQFRITAQQELQNKELELQEPIITKVQKAIEDVGKENNFTYILDGTPGQGILYKSPSSVDVTALVKKKLGIQ encoded by the coding sequence ATGAAAAAAGCAATCTTTACATTTGGGCTTCTTCTATTTTTAGGAGCCGGCGTTAACGCACAGTCGATAAAAATTGGTCATGTTGATTCACATGCAGTAATTCAAGCCATGCCAGAGCTAGCACAAGCTCAAGAAACTCTTCAGGCACACGCTAAAGAACTCGAAGATGCAATGGCAGAAATGCAACGTGAGTTTCAAACTAAATATCAAGATTATCAGGCAAAATATGAAACTTTAAGTGCAGTTTTAAAACAATCACGTGAAGAAGAATTACAAGACATTCAAAAGCGCGTTGAACAATTCCGTATAACAGCACAACAAGAGCTTCAAAACAAAGAACTTGAACTTCAAGAACCAATAATAACGAAAGTGCAAAAAGCTATAGAAGACGTTGGTAAAGAAAACAACTTTACATATATACTTGATGGAACCCCAGGACAGGGTATTTTGTACAAATCACCGTCATCGGTTGATGTAACAGCATTGGTTAAGAAAAAACTAGGTATTCAGTAA
- the murI gene encoding glutamate racemase, whose amino-acid sequence MTNNPIGVIDSGVGGLSVLKHLLADMQRESFVYFADNSFCPYGQKEFEEIRQRLKKIVDFLINTYNVKTVVVACNTATAASIDFLRESYSIPFVGMEPAIKPAALSTKSKVIGVLATEGTFNGRLFKQTYEKFTSGVKVNIQAGNGLVELIEKGEIEGNEIEKLLVKYISPMISENADLIVLGCTHFPFLQKTINKLFPQIELIDPAPAVSKQTLNILSKYDILGNTNQKETIFLTTGSVSQFDSFLSKQMNINVKSKHITI is encoded by the coding sequence ATGACCAATAACCCTATTGGAGTTATAGATAGTGGCGTTGGTGGATTAAGCGTTCTTAAACACCTTCTTGCGGACATGCAACGAGAGTCATTTGTCTATTTTGCCGATAACTCTTTCTGCCCGTATGGACAAAAGGAGTTTGAAGAAATTCGTCAACGATTAAAAAAAATTGTTGACTTCCTTATTAATACATACAATGTAAAAACAGTAGTTGTCGCTTGCAACACAGCTACAGCTGCGTCAATTGACTTTTTAAGAGAGAGCTACTCCATACCTTTTGTAGGAATGGAGCCCGCAATAAAACCGGCAGCTTTATCTACAAAAAGCAAAGTTATTGGAGTTTTAGCAACAGAAGGAACTTTCAATGGAAGGCTATTTAAACAAACCTATGAAAAATTTACTTCTGGCGTTAAAGTCAATATTCAAGCAGGAAATGGATTAGTTGAATTGATAGAAAAAGGAGAAATAGAAGGTAATGAAATAGAAAAACTTCTGGTTAAATATATCTCTCCTATGATAAGTGAAAATGCCGATTTGATAGTTCTTGGCTGTACACATTTCCCGTTTTTACAGAAAACAATAAACAAGCTTTTCCCACAAATAGAACTTATTGACCCCGCTCCCGCTGTATCAAAACAGACTCTCAATATATTATCGAAATACGATATCTTAGGAAACACAAATCAAAAAGAGACCATATTTTTGACTACAGGAAGCGTATCTCAGTTTGATTCATTTCTAAGCAAACAGATGAATATTAATGTGAAAAGCAAACACATCACAATATAA